Within Thunnus thynnus chromosome 15, fThuThy2.1, whole genome shotgun sequence, the genomic segment CCGCTGTTTGACCTTTTTTTGAAGCTAAGACTGCATCAGGAAGGTCATGTCGCCCTCTTCCACATGACTGCACTTCCTCTTCTCTTACTATAATCTCCAGTTAAATTAAGGGTGAAGAAATCACTTGCTTATGTCTTTCCTCGACCTTCTATCAGACGATCTCTGCGTTATCAGACAGCCCCTGCAGCTCTTCTGGATGAAATTGTCAGTGAAGTGGTTAATTTGTAAAGTCTGTTCTGCTTCTGCCCTCCGTTTGCTCCCCTCTTCGGTTTCAGGCCCCTCACTGTTTTGACCCGCTGTGACGGCAGCCATATTAGGCGTAAACAGGCTTTCGGCTGCCGGTGCCAACTATTGTCATCTTCAGTCAAGGTTGGCAGGCCTTGTAAGGCCCGGCGGTCCTCCGGGGTCGACTCCCGTCTTAGGCTGGGCTTCAGTGTCACCTGCTGGTCGGAGAGGGGACGGTGTGAAGTAGATGCAGCAGTTCAGTACAGAAAGCTGCTGAGAAGGAAGataaaacaggtttttaaatGATTAGGAGGGAAATAGATCTGTTTGAACTAATCAAAGGCTCGGAGCCAGAGGCAAACttaacagaaaaagacaaaagactTTACATTACATATAAAATTACACCTTTTCTTCCTGCAAGACCTTTTAATTCTACTACATTTCAAAGCTCcagaaactttaaaaacaaagtatCTTCTGTCCACGTTTCACAtcaaatttgaattttcttaACTGTTCAAAACTATCATAAAGTGGCGTCTTTACACGCCGACTCATGAGATCAcgctgagtgttttttttttttttttttttttccacctccGTTCTGACCGTGTCCTTCCTGTGTTTTTCAGATTCGGACGTATCGGCCGTCTGGTGACCCGTGCCGCCGCCTCAGGAGGCAAGGTCGAGGTCGTGGCCATCAACGATCCCTTCATTGACCTGGACTACATGGTGAGAGGACCGTCTGTCTTTGCTCGCTTGTATCTGACAAACTGTTTCATTCCAAACTCGGTTGTGATGGTAGAGTGGACAAGTTTAAAGGATTAAGACAGGAAGCCGATATGAAGTGTAGCTGCTACACTGTGCAACATCTTAAGACCTTTATATTCTAATTAAACTCATCCCATCTTCCTCTCCTGCAGGTCTACATGTTCAAGTATGACTCCACTCACGGCGTGTGGAAGCACGGAGAGGTGAAGGCCGAGGGCGACAAGCTGGTCATCGGCAACATGCACATCATGGTCTTCCACGAGTAcgtactcctcctcctcctttttttatatttacgTTTTCAGCAGTTTTACCCTGTGAGTCCAGATGTTGTCTAAACTCTCTTCTACATGTGATTTACCTGCAGGAGAGACCCCGCCAACATCAAATGGAGCGATGCTGGCGTCGACTACGTTGTGGAGTCCACCGGTGTGTTCACCACCATCGAGAAAGCCTCTGTAAGTTTGAGCACTGACTTTAGCAGTTCTCATTGCACAATGACGATGTGTCTCAAATCTATCATTTAAAAGGCagaaatttgtcattttaagctCTATATGACACCTCCTGACCTTTGCTGCCCTCCCGTGTGTCCGATAGGCTCACCTGAAGGGCGGCGCTAAGAGGGTGGTGATCTCTGCCCCCAGCGCTGACGCTCCCATGTTCGTTATGGGTGTCAACCACGAGAAGTACGACAACACCATGAAGGTTGTCAGGTGAGTCTCTGCTGATTTACTGCAGGAGTcatgttttggattttttcaTTGTcacagatgtttcttttttagttcatttcattcatttaatggCGTCCTAGATTCATAATTAGAAGTGAGACGTTTCTGTTCGGctgcagtgacatcatctcgtcttgtttgtgttttttcaaacCTGGCGAGGACAGACGTAAACATCTAGATGCTTTCGTTGCTGCCAGAATAAATGTCGAACCAAGATCATTGCTGAAAATATATTCCAAGCGTCTATTATGTTAACTTTGTATCGTTTTGTCTATCTCCATAGCAACGCTTCCTGCACAACCAACTGCCTGGCTCCCCTCGCCAAGGTCATCAACGACAACTTTGGCATCGTTGAGGGTCTCATGGTAAAGACTGCAGACatttaactgattaaaaaaaaattacacactGCAGTAACGCAGCTGCTCCAACTTCATTTAATAGCAGGTTTCAGTTTGacacaggaagtaaaaaaaacattcagggACACTTGACTTTTCAGTACTTTTAGTTTAAAGACTGATTCCAACTAACTGTTTccattatttgatttattttttattaataattaaattaaattgcttCCTGACTGTCAGCCAAAAACtcaatatgaaacagaaaatacaaacatttttaatcacatatatataaatatcatgGATCTTTCCTCTCTTGTCTGCTCCCTCCAGAGCACCGTCCACGCCATCACCGCCACACAGAAGACCGTTGATGGTCCCTCCGGTAAGCTGTGGAGGGACGGACGCGGTGCCTCCCAGAACATCATCCCCGCCTCCACCGGAGCCGCCAAGGCCGTGGGCAAGGTCGTCCCCGAGCTGAACGGGTACGCTTACCTTTCTTCTGATTTTCCTCGAGCAACTTGAGCACGTTTAGCAGTTAATGGAAAAACTGTTCACactcggggggggggggggggggggacttcaCAGTAGTAGGCTTTCAAATACAGCAAGTATAGGGACAGACTGCAAGTTTAATGCTGCCTGACCTTTTTAACCTCTCAGGAATATTTCCCTGCAGTAATCAGCCAGCAGTGGTAggagaagtactcagatcctttacttaaataaaagtacagatGTAATAATGCTGCGTTACAAATTTAAGTCTTACAAAGTCCAGCAGAATGTACTTAAGTATTAAAAGTTAAAGTACTCGTTTGGCAGAAAATTGGACCCTGGAGGTGGagatactttatatacatatatatattgtagTCCAGTGTCCTTCAAAGGGTCACAGAATAAATCTGatgggttgtgagatgattttacgaggaaggaaagaaggaaaaaagtctttttttttttttttttttttttttttttttttttttggacttttctgtgttggatcatttgttttgaGAGGTGAGTTGTATCTTTtagaagtttagaggggaaataTATCTTTGTAGCTGCTAACAACTcaaagacatctgaaacatgatgaTGAGTCACAACGCTGTTTTTATATGAGAGGTCACAAGACCAAAAAGTTaattatgttgtattttataagcttttGATGTTTCATCTAAAATCTCAATCTTTTAAGtcactaaagctgtcaaataagttaaagtacaatatttccctttttaaaatatgatggaGTTGAAGTGTTAagttgcataaaatggaaatgctcAAAGAGCTGCACTTCTTTCCTCCTCTGGTCTTTGGACTTTAAGGGGAATAAAATCATGAGTTAATATAAACTCATGAACTTTTCACTTTGGGTTTGactcttggattttttttttttcttcttccagcaAACTGACCGGTATGGCTTTCCGTGTTCCCACCCCCAACGTGTCTGTTGTTGACCTGACTGTCCGTCTGGAGAAGCCCGTAAGTATCTCTGATCATCTGAAGCTTTACATCAGTTTAACCAGGACGCTGCTTTACTTTAGAGCCAATAAACGGCTGATAATTAACTTTTTCTACCCtcatactgtataaaaacacaTGTGATCAAGCTGAAATATTTAGGTAAATTATTAGTCAAAAAAAGCCAacaatttcttctttttttttttttttgttaatggtCTTGCTGCTCCCATTATGATTTCATGTCATCGTCCTTTATTTCAGGCCAAGTACGACGACATCAAGAAGGTTGTGAAGGCCGCCTCTGAGGGACCCATGAAGGGAATTCTGGGATACACAGAGGACCAggtacaaaaacacacatcacacattgATGATGTGGGTTTGTGGTGGGTTGTGTGTAGCATCACACATGAGCCAATAGATGGCAGCACGTCTCCAAATTAAGCAGCAGCATCAAAGTGTCTTCTGAGGAGATGAAAGCTGCATGGATCTGAATCTGTAgatatttatacttttatatttattttaaaaaatcaggtTTGTTTAATCAAGAATCATCTGCTCTGCCAAATATTTGTCATAAATACTCGCCTGAGACTTTAAGACTAAGTATAAGTGTCATAAGTATGATTTGatactttatttaaaatgtatttatgcatGTATAAACACTTATTGATCGATCTCTTCTGTCTGCTCTCAGGTTGTGTCCACAGACTTCAACAGCGACGCTCACTCCTCCATCTTTGACGCCGGCGCCGGCATCGCACTCAACGAGCACTTCGTCAAGCTGGTCTCATGGTGAGTTAACGATGTCCAGAGTAGCAGGATCATTCATGTCTCTGTCTGTAGGTATAAACACAGATCCATATTTAGCAACGTCAGCTGAGCAAAGTTTATATAtcactgaggaggaggaggaggaggaggaggaagagttcCCAGCATTCTTAAGCTGGTGAAACTATTTAGAGGCTAAAAGTTCTTTCCATCGCTGTCCtgttgtatgagtgtgtggatcattatgtgaaaatgacaatttgACAATTGTCTATTTTGTTAAGTATTGTACAATGAATTACATggatttaaatggaaaaatggaTCATTTCCAGTAATGACTTTGTTTatgttaaaggatcagttcattttttttcctctttactaTAACatcatcctgttcatactgaccattagaagatccctgcAAAAATGTTCCTAAAAAGtgtatttgaagataatatgaggcatatgtttcaatgttacagtctttttagtgctaaattccctctttttgtcacaatcctcccactgcagctcaacagggaaacactgtccgaggaaatatagaactaaaaagactttaactgtggaagatatccactttatatgAATAACTCAGGCTGCAggagcctcatattatcttcagatgaATGTTAAAGTAgcggtcagtatgaacagttggaatgattacagcaacaaaaacatgcGTCAGTGTTCATACGAGAACTTATCGAGATGTAAAGTAGAAAAACTAGTCCTTGTGACCTATTTTTAGAATTTTAGttctgatattattattattattattattattattattattattattgaaaacTGAGAATTAAAGAGTCAGGTTCAGTCCTCTGAAAAGAACAATATCTCAtgcacattaataaaacaatgaataatgaaatataGTGAACTTCCACACTCTGTCagcacaaaatgtattaaagagGCAGCTACATATTCAGTCGCAGCTCTCTGTAAGACAGAAATGAATATAAAACCAAAATGTAGCTGCTGTTGCTTTAATAAAGTTTGTGCTGACTGTGCAAGAATCCTCTACTCAGAGATAATTCACCCAGTCATCCATCCAGTTTCATAAAACCTGCACactgtgatttttcttttttaatgtccaTCTACAGACACGTATCCATTAAATCTCTTGTTCGTCTGCAGGTACGACAATGAGTTCGGTTACAGCAACCGTGTGTGCGACCTGGTCCAGCACATGTTCACCAAGGAGTAAAGTCTCTCCTCGACCGCTCATCGCTCTTACACCATGATGCAGTGTTCCTTCCCATGATCCCCCTCTTCCTTTCACCTGTAACTGGATGCCACGCCATCCGCTCCGGGAGCAAACTCTTCTACAACAAACGTCTATCTGATAATAAAATAAGCCTTTTTATAAGATAAAGTCACCTCTGTTCTGTCCAGCAGTGAGGACTGCAGCAGGCTTCGTTCGCTGCATAtgtacagatgtttttttccatcactgaACTGTATTGTACTGAATGGTCTTGTTGCACTCTACATGCACAGTGGCTCCTTTGCACTTAACATGATAATAAAGTCCTCAGTTTGTGGAAAGACTTGCATTTTTCCTtgtatggaagcatctgcatgtttattcaggtttttctttAGTTActcttcattattttcattaattagtgaaaaatatttagtttaagCAGCAGGCTTTTCTGTTAGTGACATGATTCTGCATATATAAAGTATAATTAAGCAGTTTATCTAACATTAGACTGAAATCCAGGAAAGTGAGAGGGgaagtttcttttttcagtttcagaatgCTTAACTCGTGTTTTAAAGAAGAATAAACTGATTTTAGACAGTTCTTTAAAATGGAGATACAGTGTTACAGCTAATCTGATCACTCAGATATCTATAATATTTGACAGTGTCACTGTTTAATATGTAtgagcagcagtggaagaaCTTTACAgattctttacttaagtaaaagtaccaatacagtaatgtaaatatactgaattacaagtaaaagtcctgcaggaAAAACCtgactacagtaaaagtacataagtattatgagcttgatgtagttaaagtattgcagtaaaagtagtggtttggtccctctgactgatatattattatatatgacatcattagattattaatagtgaagcatcagtgttagagcagcatgttactgttgtagctgctggaggtggagctagtttcaactactttatatacagttagctagtttagtccagtggttcccaacctaggggttgaggcccctccaaagggtcagcagataaatctgaggggtcgtgagatgattaatgggagaggaaagaagaaaaaacaaagttctgatacacaaatctgttttcagtttttggacttttcctctaatctttgatttttgcggaaatattggatcatttgaacatttattgaaatgaaagcatgtgagaagtttagagggaaaaatcactatttggtggagctgttaacaactcatagacatgtgaaatgtgaccccgactacacactgctttttgtaagacgtcaaaagccaaaaaggttggaaaccactggtttcatctttaacaatgtgttgtattttaaaagcttgttatattatccattgtgtcaaatcttcatctgaaaagtaactaaagctgtcaaataaatgtagtggagtggaagtataaagtagcatcacatggaaatactcaagtaaagtacaagtacctcaaaattgtacttaagtacttcAGTAAATTACTTTCCACTACTGCTTGGAGAAAAGAGACTCCCAGTGTGGTTCACACTTTTGTTAACAATATTACCAGTAATGACAAACAGGAGCTCAGTTAATTAAGGTTAATTACTTTATAAGGGATATTAGGACCTAGACAGAGTTGTGCCTCTCACTGAGACTCAATTTGGGGTTAATTCAGCTGTGATCGATCATGATGAGTCTGAAACTGCAAGGGAAGAATTTTGTATATTGTCATTTTTGAAAGCTGCACTTCTCAAATTCAATTTTTGCACTGCCCCTTTAAACACCTTCGATTATGTAAACAGAATAAACCCAAAAAGTTTTACTTTTCAATATTTGCAGCAGGCGTCCTGACAGGTGCGTATTTACTCTTGTTATTACGGTACTTCAGACCACCCGCTGCTCCTCTGTTATCGTCAGTACGGTAGCTGAAAGCCGCAGTCATTCGCTTGTTTATTCCAGAGCTTTGCTGCACCGCTGCCCGACACTCCGCTCAGGCTGATTTCACCTCACTATCTGATACCAAGCTTACTGTTTTCTCTTCGTGCTTCCAGGTAAGTTGCTTAAATTTCATTATAGTCGCAAAATATCCGCATAGATCTTTATTCTGAGGCTTGGAATAAACATATTAATGGCAGTGCGCTTCTCCCGCTGAGCTCTCGCCCCAGAAATTAGTCATACCTGAAAGTAAACTGAGTAATTAATTCTGCTGCAGGGACCAGCGGTCTGTCTGCGAGTTTACAGtcactttgttttactttatatcatttttattcatcataGCTTGTCATCATATGTTTATTGGAGTATTATTTGGggatttttgttattttgctgcGATATCAGGCCCATAAAGCATCCTTTTAAACCGCATCATTTGACTAACAGCCCACAGCTCATCTGCGTAAAGGTTACCGTCGGGTGAAatcaagagagagagacgcaaAGAAAAGGCTGCGGGGCAGTAATCATCCTCACACGGAATTACCTGACGAGTTGAATATATAGAAGTCTGAGTTCATGCCGGATTTCGAGCACTTCAGATTTTCCTATTCTAGCATGAATCCGGTTCTGGGGGAGAGCGGCTTCCTGGCCCCGCAACAGCAGCACCACCACCAGATGACGGGCCAGACCGACTCCGCCATCCCGGAGCCCGGCTACTTCCTGGGGGACCACGCTGGGTTCGGGCCTGATGGGTTGTCCGGGCTGGACCTGGGCGCCTTGCCACCGTCGGGCCTCGCCTACCTGCACCTGAGCAGCCCCCTGCACCGCGTCCCCCCTGCGGCCACGGCGCTGCGCAACGACCTGGGATCCAACATCAGTGTGCTGAAGACTCTGAACCTGCGCTTCCGCTGCTTTTTGGCCAAAGTGCACGAGCTGGAGCGCAGAAACAAGGTGTTAGAGAAGCAACTGCAGCAGGCTCTGGAGGATAATAAAGGAGGGGAAGGACACCCGAGGCCCCTGACTAAAGAGATGGGGGTGCAGACTGGATTTATCGGGCCTATCCCAGGCAGGCCGGGCCTCATCCCGCTCCACAACGCCAACAACCCGGCCTACCTGCCCGGCGGCCTCCTCTCTCCCACCCTGAACCCCCTTCCTCTCTTTGACAACAAACACCTGCTGGGGAGCAACCTGAACCCCTTTACGGATTCAAACTCCAACCTCACCACTTGCGGTTTCTCCATCAGCCCGGCGCTGAGTCCCTCCGACCCCACCAAACCCATCACCAACATCAACGAGAAATACGCAGATCACACCGGGACAAACACCGACAACACCCTTCCTCCTActccccatcctcctcctcctcctcctcctcctcctcctccacgaTTCCTCCCCGGGACTATCTGGTCCTTCAACCACACCCGCAGGTTTGGCACCGGGAGGGAGTCGTGCGTCACGGGCCCCGGAGTCTCCTGGACGCACCCGGACGGTGTCGGGGTGCAGATCGACACCATCACACcggagatcagggctctgtacAACGTGCTGGCCAaggtgaagagagaaagagacgagTACAAGAGAAGGTAAGGATGgtttaaagacattttcatcAGCAGGATGGAGCTTGTTGAATGTTGAACATGACTGGAGACCTGATTCATTTATAAATTATCTCTAAAACAGACAATTTGGCTGATTAATATGTTTTgccattattattttcaggGTGGAGAAGTTTGTAGAGCTTCATCCTTTCAGAGTGAGCAACTTCTTAATGACAGATGTCCCAGGTCTGCCACAATTACAATAGTTCTCCAATATTAATATATGTCAAGATATGACAAATACACAGTATGCAAAACCACATGATTCAATGCTttacatcacaaaaaaaacctcttcacatgtgtaaattattaaaaatgcgtttttaattagttaaataGTTTGccagaaattatttatttaaacaacataaTTTTGTAAAACAATGTGATAATTTGATCATATTCTCACCATCCAGTTTCCCCCAAACCCAAAATATTGGCCTGAACAAAGATGACTCACCACACAGCATCAGAGACGGAGGAAACTATGTATAAAAGATGAATTTATTAACACaaatatcacaacaaaacaatcagtGGCAACAAAATAGTTATTGGTCATTAATGATTAAGTTTAATATCTATAACCAACTGATGTGTTTGTAAAGAtgtagcatgtgtgtgtttgttgtgtccAATAAGTGTGAAGATTCAGTTTTCtactgcaaaaaataaataaaataaagcactttgacTGAATTCTATAATATTATTATGGATGGTTTGGTGCATCAAGGAGAAAGATCAGAGAAATGTTGACTTAAGTggccataaaaaaataattgcattaaGCAGAGTATCTTCAGGCCCAGCCAGGTTCTGTTCTGGCAGACTGAAGTATTGATTTCTGTTGCAGAGACTCACTGTCACCTGCAGCACCTCACATCTAATCTAATCTctttaatgtaaattaaataacGCCTCAATCTGGTTAATTATGCAGTTTGTTAGGAGGAAATTATCTTTACATTCTGTCagggctgcaacaattagtcaattcatccattagttgatcgacagaaaactttttttgatagttttttaagcaaaaatgccccaaaattCTCAGTTTCAAGCTTATTTAACgagtattttctgcttttcttttgttattatacgattataaactgaatatctttaacTTTTGACTGTTGAGTGTACAACACATATTTAAAGGAGATTATAATAGATATGATGTATCATAATGAAACTACaattagttgcagcctcatATTCTTTACAATAAACTTAATGGATAATAACTAATAGCGCAGATCTACATTAGTTTCTGTTTCACAATGTGCTGCATCTGGGCTCTGAAGGTTTTAATCAATAATCTTTCTGAACAGCTGAAACTTGATGCTGATGCACAGCTGAGTGATGTGTTGATCAGAGTTACTGCTGAAGCAGCAATCACTTAACTCTCTCTGGATGTATTATTGTAAATCAATAAGCAGGACGGCGTTCTGGCAACATTTGCTTTAAaggatttttcttcttttttttacattaaatgacatttatttggCAGACGCTTTTGCCCAAAGTGACTCACAATAAGTGCACTAAAACGTGATGGGGGTTTAAGATTTGCTGAatttgctgagctgcagcactTTTCCTCCGTAcactaaataaatgtattaattaaaaaaaaatccacaaggACAAGAGTGCAGCTCTTTTTGCATCCATATGATGAAGAACTATGATTTGTCAGGTATTTTAACTCAACAGATTATCCCAAAAACAGCACAGAATGACATatacaatcatattttattgatactactaattcagatcattttttaagctATATTAGTAACTTCCTGTATGTgataataaaaagtaaaacaccTGCACACCTACAACTTTGATAAGTATATGACATTTAGCTCTATGAAAACCTCAGAGACGTCTATAACTTGTTCTTAGTAAGTTATTTGATAGATTACAAGAAACAAACTATTTACTATGAGGAAATATCATCGTTTATGCAGGGCAGGAtgctacaaacaaacacaacaaacaaaaagcttaatTTGCAGCTTTTATTTTGTATTCAGACAAACGTATGTAGTAAAATTAGTCATCTGTAACCTATTATCTCTGTAAAGATGTTTGCTTAGCAGGCAGTTTTTGTCCAGCTCTGACCTGcttcacactaacacacacacacactaacacacacacacaataacacacaaacacacacacactgacacacagtggTCCACTGCTGTGTTATGCTAAAAAACACTGACCTCATTGCTTTGGGCTTCAGCCTGCTGAGGCAGGACGCCACTGCAAGACAAACCTTCCAGTCACATCGATTTCAGAACCAGCTGGATGTTTCACTGAATGGCAACGACTCGCTCTGACCTGTTTGATGTTCACAAACTGCTTAGCgtttacattttactgttgcaCTAAGCAGTGTTTTAGTTGTTTGCTTTTAAAGCTATGAAACTAAGGGTCAGGAGAGGAAAAGTCCAAATGTTTTTGCCAGTTAGATTGTATTTTGTGCGAATTTTGTGTCCTTAATGTGGTGTGTGTACATGgatttgatggttttattggGTGGAGTTTTTCTTTCACAGCATAGAGTTATGAATAAGGAGTTATTTCAGGTGTCCAGCCATCTGTATGTAATGTATTGGTCATTTTCCTACATAGACAGACAGTTGAAGCACTTCCAGGTTTGGATGGACATGAATTAGGAAATATCAGGTTCATTGATTAAAAGTTAAAGGTACAAACCTGTGGACATAAAGAAACCTTTAAGACACATGTTAACTACAGTTCCCAGGATGCATTCCGGttagaaacatccaatcacagagcttaaaattCTGTTTCATGTACCGCTAAAGATCACAGTTTAGTTCTGGACGACTTGGACGACTACGctgcagtgtgttttgtttttctttgcgATGACAAAGCGTTGCAAGTTTACTGCAGCTCTGATTCATGCCTGTGATTGGCTtggtctccatagcaacagcagctaaggctcatgggtattgcaGTTTTTACAGCCATGCACCATACTTCAAGAGTGAAACAGTTACATTTAACGGCCATAATATAAacttttagaaatactgagggcTCTGGCACACCCTCAGATAATTTGATcagaaatttaattttttttaaattattttgattttttaatgttttatttattcagttacATGTTCAGTTATACATTCTAAGTAAGTTTTAGTTCCCACCATGA encodes:
- the LOC137198308 gene encoding glyceraldehyde-3-phosphate dehydrogenase-like — its product is MVKIGINGFGRIGRLVTRAAASGGKVEVVAINDPFIDLDYMVYMFKYDSTHGVWKHGEVKAEGDKLVIGNMHIMVFHERDPANIKWSDAGVDYVVESTGVFTTIEKASAHLKGGAKRVVISAPSADAPMFVMGVNHEKYDNTMKVVSNASCTTNCLAPLAKVINDNFGIVEGLMSTVHAITATQKTVDGPSGKLWRDGRGASQNIIPASTGAAKAVGKVVPELNGKLTGMAFRVPTPNVSVVDLTVRLEKPAKYDDIKKVVKAASEGPMKGILGYTEDQVVSTDFNSDAHSSIFDAGAGIALNEHFVKLVSWYDNEFGYSNRVCDLVQHMFTKE
- the iffo1a gene encoding non-homologous end joining factor IFFO1 isoform X1 encodes the protein MPDFEHFRFSYSSMNPVLGESGFLAPQQQHHHQMTGQTDSAIPEPGYFLGDHAGFGPDGLSGLDLGALPPSGLAYLHLSSPLHRVPPAATALRNDLGSNISVLKTLNLRFRCFLAKVHELERRNKVLEKQLQQALEDNKGGEGHPRPLTKEMGVQTGFIGPIPGRPGLIPLHNANNPAYLPGGLLSPTLNPLPLFDNKHLLGSNLNPFTDSNSNLTTCGFSISPALSPSDPTKPITNINEKYADHTGTNTDNTLPPTPHPPPPPPPPPPPRFLPGTIWSFNHTRRFGTGRESCVTGPGVSWTHPDGVGVQIDTITPEIRALYNVLAKVKRERDEYKRRWEEEYTARIDLQEKVVELEEDLQESEVCQDELTLRVKQLKAELVLFKGLVSNNLSDLDSKIQEKAMKVDMDICRRIDITARLCDVAQQRNCEDMINIYQQVATPPSTLNRRARKHSGQSAKNGNGDGDELSMSESEGGGAKDEESCSSSANQINEQMQRMLNQLRECEFEDDCDSLAWEETEETLLLWEDFPGYSLGVETQGELQQQEESIEKVINDTESLFKSREKEYQDTIGQIELELATAKSDMNRHLHEYMEMCSMKRGLDVQMETCRRLITQSGERKSPSLITLTDSDSEEKERKKPALATDSDSDSYFEANAAIPPLTWRKP
- the iffo1a gene encoding non-homologous end joining factor IFFO1 isoform X2, giving the protein MPDFEHFRFSYSSMNPVLGESGFLAPQQQHHHQMTGQTDSAIPEPGYFLGDHAGFGPDGLSGLDLGALPPSGLAYLHLSSPLHRVPPAATALRNDLGSNISVLKTLNLRFRCFLAKVHELERRNKVLEKQLQQALEDNKGGEGHPRPLTKEMGVQTGFIGPIPGRPGLIPLHNANNPAYLPGGLLSPTLNPLPLFDNKHLLGSNLNPFTDSNSNLTTCGFSISPALSPSDPTKPITNINEKYADHTGTNTDNTLPPTPHPPPPPPPPPPPRFLPGTIWSFNHTRRFGTGRESCVTGPGVSWTHPDGVGVQIDTITPEIRALYNVLAKVKRERDEYKRRWEEEYTARIDLQEKVVELEEDLQESEVCQDELTLRVKQLKAELVLFKGLVSNNLSDLDSKIQEKAMKVDMDICRRIDITARLCDVAQQRNCEDMINIYQVATPPSTLNRRARKHSGQSAKNGNGDGDELSMSESEGGGAKDEESCSSSANQINEQMQRMLNQLRECEFEDDCDSLAWEETEETLLLWEDFPGYSLGVETQGELQQQEESIEKVINDTESLFKSREKEYQDTIGQIELELATAKSDMNRHLHEYMEMCSMKRGLDVQMETCRRLITQSGERKSPSLITLTDSDSEEKERKKPALATDSDSDSYFEANAAIPPLTWRKP
- the iffo1a gene encoding non-homologous end joining factor IFFO1 isoform X3, with the protein product MPDFEHFRFSYSSMNPVLGESGFLAPQQQHHHQMTGQTDSAIPEPGYFLGDHAGFGPDGLSGLDLGALPPSGLAYLHLSSPLHRVPPAATALRNDLGSNISVLKTLNLRFRCFLAKVHELERRNKVLEKQLQQALEDNKGGEGHPRPLTKEMGVQTGFIGPIPGRPGLIPLHNANNPAYLPGGLLSPTLNPLPLFDNKHLLGSNLNPFTDSNSNLTTCGFSISPALSPSDPTKPITNINEKYADHTGTNTDNTLPPTPHPPPPPPPPPPPRFLPGTIWSFNHTRRFGTGRESCVTGPGVSWTHPDGVGVQIDTITPEIRALYNVLAKVKRERDEYKRRWEEEYTARIDLQEKVVELEEDLQESEVCQDELTLRVKQLKAELVLFKGLVSNNLSDLDSKIQEKAMKVDMDICRRIDITARLCDVAQQRNCEDMINIYQQVATPPSTLNRRARKHSGQSAKNGNGDGDELSMSESEGGGAKDEESCSSSANQINEQMQRMLNQLECEFEDDCDSLAWEETEETLLLWEDFPGYSLGVETQGELQQQEESIEKVINDTESLFKSREKEYQDTIGQIELELATAKSDMNRHLHEYMEMCSMKRGLDVQMETCRRLITQSGERKSPSLITLTDSDSEEKERKKPALATDSDSDSYFEANAAIPPLTWRKP